In the genome of Streptomyces fagopyri, the window GGACAGATTCGAGTCCGCTACCAGCAGGAGCAGCCCCGCCCACGCGACGGCGAAGGCGAAGCGGATGACGTAGAGCCGACGCAAGGCGGACGGGGCGCCGGCGCGTTTCGCGGGAACGGTGGATGCCATGGGACTCTCCGATTCATGTGGAGTAGAGAGAACGTTCTCCCTTGGCCCAGAGCCTGGCACACCCCCCGCCCCAAAAACAAGAGAGATCGTTCTACCTGCTACAATCGGCTGCATGAGAGGGACGGAAACCGGCGATGGCACCGGCAGGCGAGTCTCCGAGGCCCGGGAGCGGCTCCTGAGGACCGCCGGGCGGCTCTTCTACGCCGAGGGCATCAACACGGTGGGCGTGGACCGTCTGGTTGCCGAGGCGAAGGTCACCAACGCCACCTTCTACCGTCACTTCCGCAGCAAAGAAGAGCTTGCCGTCGCCTACCTCGCAGGCGTCGATCAGGCGATCCGCGCCCAGATCGACTCCTTGATGAACGCGGATGTGCCGGCCGACGGCATCCTGCGCGGCATCGGCGCGTCCCTGGTCGAGCAGATCCGCTCGACCGGTTACCGCGGGTGCGCGTTCCTCAACGCGGCGGCGGAATTCCCCGCTCCCGACCACCCGGTCCACCGAGCCGTCGTACAACACCGCGAGTGGTTCCTGCAGACAATCACCGGCCTGTTCGCCGAGATTGCGGCCACGCAGGCCGAGCACGCCGGGCGGCACTTCGTGATGCTGCGGGACGGCGCAATGAGCGCCGGCTACCTCGGCGACCCGGTCCTGGCCGGCGAGACCTTGCTGCGCGGCGTCGAAGGACTGCTGCGAATCCACACCGCTCGTGGACTCGACGAGCGTTCCCCCTCCGCACCCGGCGAGGAGACCTCGGCGACCGCCGCGGTCTCCGACATCGAGTGCTCGCCGCCCA includes:
- a CDS encoding TetR/AcrR family transcriptional regulator; this translates as MRGTETGDGTGRRVSEARERLLRTAGRLFYAEGINTVGVDRLVAEAKVTNATFYRHFRSKEELAVAYLAGVDQAIRAQIDSLMNADVPADGILRGIGASLVEQIRSTGYRGCAFLNAAAEFPAPDHPVHRAVVQHREWFLQTITGLFAEIAATQAEHAGRHFVMLRDGAMSAGYLGDPVLAGETLLRGVEGLLRIHTARGLDERSPSAPGEETSATAAVSDIECSPPTA